From one Aptenodytes patagonicus chromosome 16, bAptPat1.pri.cur, whole genome shotgun sequence genomic stretch:
- the LOC143167783 gene encoding meteorin-like protein isoform X2 encodes MYPARALRVVLEPNLSSARHTTVCIKPASDFQGASIYVERAGQLHLVVSEAEGARSHHVSCFSAHTPQRVALFLQASPQRDISRRMASFQYELLSNQSAAGPDFKKMALVEAMCRPCDNVELLMAICSSDFVVKGSIRNVSHDSENHMSQVDVSVQKVYRQKNRIFQQDEASGEWRGPIRTLLQCKVKKGGGDFLFTGNEHFGEAWLGCAPRFKDFMFIYRAARERGANPCEFQLN; translated from the exons ATGTACCCAGCACGAGCCCTGCGTGTCGTTCTGGAGCCCAACCTCTCCAGTGCCCGGCACACCACTGTCTGCATCAAGCCCGCCAGTGACTTCCAGGGTGCCAGCATCTATGTGGAACGTGCTGGGCAGCTGCATCTGGTGGTAAGCGAGGCAGAAGGGGCTCGATCCCACCACGTGTCTTGCTTCAGTGCCCACACACCGCAACGAGTGGCCCTCTTCCTGCAGGCCAGTCCACAGAGGGACATCAGCCGCCGGATGGCCAGCTTCCAGTATGAGCTGCTGAGCAACCAGAGCGCTGCTGGCCCCGACTTCAAAAAGATGGCACTGGTCGAAG ctatgtGCCGTCCTTGTGACAACGTGGAACTTCTTATGGCCATTTGCAGCAGTGATTTTG TGGTGAAAGGATCCATCCGAAATGTTTCCCACGATTCAGAGAACCACATGTCACAGGTTGACGTCAGCGTCCAGAAAGTctacagacagaaaaacagaattttccaGCAGGATGAAGCAAGTGGTGAATGGCGAGGCCCTATACGAACCCTGCTGCAATGCAAGGTGAAGAAGGGAGGTGGAGATTTCCTTTTCACTGGAAATGAACATTTTGGCGAAGCTTGGTTGGGCTGTGCTCCTCGCTTTAAAGATTTCATGTTCATTTACCGGGCTGCCAGAGAAAGAGGAGCCAACCCGTGTGAGTTTCAGCTCAACTGA
- the DGKE gene encoding diacylglycerol kinase epsilon isoform X2, with product MEGTESRSGTASVVADWSLVFWTLCSVILPVLITLWCSFQRSRRQVLIRDIFRKSKHDWHYTDLFGQPSYCCVCAQHILQGAFCNCCGLRVSEGCLKKADQLFLCKEIMMRSNGGAHNSMPHHWIRGNVPLCSCCMICKQQCGTQPKLCDYRCAWCQYTVHDECMMDCLKTEECTFGEFRDLIIPPYYLSTINQMRKDKRTNYEKVFDLSKIAPAKALQLCTLLPCNAVRVLVCGGDGTVGWVLDAIDEMKIKGQERYIPQVAILPLGTGNDLSNTLGWGAGYAGEVPVEQILRNVMEADGIKLDRWKVQVTNKGYYNLRKPKVFTMNNYFSIGPDALMALNFHAHREKTPSLFSSRIINKAVYFFYGTKDCLVQECKDLNKKVELELDGERIELPNLEGIIVLSIGYWGGGCRLWEGMGDEPYPLARHDDGLLEVVGVHGSFHCAQIQVKLANPVRLGQAHTVRLILKSSKMPMQVDGEPWAQGPCTVTITHKTHALMLYHSGEQTDDEASSMSEQDHMREQTDEDI from the exons ATGGAAGGGACGGAGAGCAGAAGCGGCACTGCCTCGGTCGTCGCAGACTGGAGTTTGGTGTTTTGGACTCTGTGCTCTGTGATCCTGCCGGTGCTGATCACCTTGTGGTGCAGCTTCCAGCGGTCCCGGCGGCAGGTGTTAATACGAGACATCTTTCGCAAGAGCAAGCATGACTGGCACTACACAGACCTCTTTGGCCAGCCCTCCTACTGCTGCGTGTGTGCTCAGCACATCCTTCAGGGTGCTTTCTGCAACTGCTGCGGGCTGCGTGTCAGCGAAGGATGCCTCAAGAAGGCTGACCAGCTTTTTCTCTGCAAGGAAATTATGATGAGGAGCAATGGTGGAGCCCACAACTCTATGCCACACCACTGGATCAGAGGCAATGTCccgctctgcagctgctgtatgATATGCAAACAACAGTGTGGCACACAGCCCAAGCTCTGCGACTACAG ATGTGCGTGGTGTCAGTACACTGTACATGATGAATGCATGATGGACTGTTTAAAGACTGAGGAGTGTACATTTGGAGAATTCAGAGACTTAATTATTCCACCGTACTATCTGTCTACAATCAACCAGATGCGTAAAGACAAAAGAACCAATTATGAAAAG gTTTTTGATCTAAGCAAAATTGCACCTGCTAAAGCACTCCAACTTTGTACCTTGCTGCCTTGCAATGCTGTCAGGGTTCTTGTCTGTGGTGGGGATGGCACAGTAGGCTGGGTCCTGGATGCAATTGATGAAATGAAGATAAAG GGGCAAGAACGTTATATTCCACAAGTTGCAATTTTACCTCTGGGAACAGGTAATGACCTGTCTAATACACTGGGCTGGGGTGCAGGTTATGCTGGAGAAGTCCCTGTAGAACAAATCTTACGAAATGTCATGGAGGCAGATGGAATCAAACTAGACAG ATGGAAGGTACAAGTAACAAACAAAGGATACTACAACTTAAGGAAACCAAAG GTATTCACAATGAACAACTACTTTTCTATAGGACCTGATGCTCTCATGGCTTTAAATTTTCATGCTCATCGTGAGAAGActccttctctgttttccagCAGAATTATTAATAAG gctgtttattttttttatggaaCCAAAGACTGCTTAGTACAAGAATGTAAAGATCTTAACAAAAAGGTTGAG ctagagttggatggtgagagaATCGAGTTGCCCAATTTGGAAGGCATCATTGTCCTGAGTATTGGATATTGGGGAGGTGGCTGTAGGCTCTGGGAAGGAATGGGTGATGAACCTTATCCCTTGGCGAG ACATGATGATGGGCTTCTGGAAGTTGTTGGTGTTCATGGTTCTTTCCACTGTGCACAGATTCAGGTGAAACTAGCAAATCCTGTTCGCCTAGGGCAGGCACATACAGTGAGG CTGATCTTGAAGAGTTCAAAGATGCCGATGCAGGTGGATGGAGAGCCATGGGCTCAGGGGCCCTGCACTGTTACCATAACTCATAAGACACATGCACTGATGTTGTATCACTCGGGTGAACAAACAGATGACGAAGCTTCAAGCATGTCTGAGCAAGACCACATGAGAGAACAGACGGATGAAGATATATAG
- the DGKE gene encoding diacylglycerol kinase epsilon isoform X1 codes for MEGTESRSGTASVVADWSLVFWTLCSVILPVLITLWCSFQRSRRQVLIRDIFRKSKHDWHYTDLFGQPSYCCVCAQHILQGAFCNCCGLRVSEGCLKKADQLFLCKEIMMRSNGGAHNSMPHHWIRGNVPLCSCCMICKQQCGTQPKLCDYRCAWCQYTVHDECMMDCLKTEECTFGEFRDLIIPPYYLSTINQMRKDKRTNYEKVVPYCRKHWMPVIILANTRSGNNMGETLLGEFKILLNPVQVFDLSKIAPAKALQLCTLLPCNAVRVLVCGGDGTVGWVLDAIDEMKIKGQERYIPQVAILPLGTGNDLSNTLGWGAGYAGEVPVEQILRNVMEADGIKLDRWKVQVTNKGYYNLRKPKVFTMNNYFSIGPDALMALNFHAHREKTPSLFSSRIINKAVYFFYGTKDCLVQECKDLNKKVELELDGERIELPNLEGIIVLSIGYWGGGCRLWEGMGDEPYPLARHDDGLLEVVGVHGSFHCAQIQVKLANPVRLGQAHTVRLILKSSKMPMQVDGEPWAQGPCTVTITHKTHALMLYHSGEQTDDEASSMSEQDHMREQTDEDI; via the exons ATGGAAGGGACGGAGAGCAGAAGCGGCACTGCCTCGGTCGTCGCAGACTGGAGTTTGGTGTTTTGGACTCTGTGCTCTGTGATCCTGCCGGTGCTGATCACCTTGTGGTGCAGCTTCCAGCGGTCCCGGCGGCAGGTGTTAATACGAGACATCTTTCGCAAGAGCAAGCATGACTGGCACTACACAGACCTCTTTGGCCAGCCCTCCTACTGCTGCGTGTGTGCTCAGCACATCCTTCAGGGTGCTTTCTGCAACTGCTGCGGGCTGCGTGTCAGCGAAGGATGCCTCAAGAAGGCTGACCAGCTTTTTCTCTGCAAGGAAATTATGATGAGGAGCAATGGTGGAGCCCACAACTCTATGCCACACCACTGGATCAGAGGCAATGTCccgctctgcagctgctgtatgATATGCAAACAACAGTGTGGCACACAGCCCAAGCTCTGCGACTACAG ATGTGCGTGGTGTCAGTACACTGTACATGATGAATGCATGATGGACTGTTTAAAGACTGAGGAGTGTACATTTGGAGAATTCAGAGACTTAATTATTCCACCGTACTATCTGTCTACAATCAACCAGATGCGTAAAGACAAAAGAACCAATTATGAAAAG GTAGTACCTTACTGCAGAAAACACTGGATGCCAGTAATCATACTGGCTAATACTCGTAGTGGAAACAACATGGGTGAAACTTTACTAGGagaatttaaaattctgctgAACCCTGTTCAG gTTTTTGATCTAAGCAAAATTGCACCTGCTAAAGCACTCCAACTTTGTACCTTGCTGCCTTGCAATGCTGTCAGGGTTCTTGTCTGTGGTGGGGATGGCACAGTAGGCTGGGTCCTGGATGCAATTGATGAAATGAAGATAAAG GGGCAAGAACGTTATATTCCACAAGTTGCAATTTTACCTCTGGGAACAGGTAATGACCTGTCTAATACACTGGGCTGGGGTGCAGGTTATGCTGGAGAAGTCCCTGTAGAACAAATCTTACGAAATGTCATGGAGGCAGATGGAATCAAACTAGACAG ATGGAAGGTACAAGTAACAAACAAAGGATACTACAACTTAAGGAAACCAAAG GTATTCACAATGAACAACTACTTTTCTATAGGACCTGATGCTCTCATGGCTTTAAATTTTCATGCTCATCGTGAGAAGActccttctctgttttccagCAGAATTATTAATAAG gctgtttattttttttatggaaCCAAAGACTGCTTAGTACAAGAATGTAAAGATCTTAACAAAAAGGTTGAG ctagagttggatggtgagagaATCGAGTTGCCCAATTTGGAAGGCATCATTGTCCTGAGTATTGGATATTGGGGAGGTGGCTGTAGGCTCTGGGAAGGAATGGGTGATGAACCTTATCCCTTGGCGAG ACATGATGATGGGCTTCTGGAAGTTGTTGGTGTTCATGGTTCTTTCCACTGTGCACAGATTCAGGTGAAACTAGCAAATCCTGTTCGCCTAGGGCAGGCACATACAGTGAGG CTGATCTTGAAGAGTTCAAAGATGCCGATGCAGGTGGATGGAGAGCCATGGGCTCAGGGGCCCTGCACTGTTACCATAACTCATAAGACACATGCACTGATGTTGTATCACTCGGGTGAACAAACAGATGACGAAGCTTCAAGCATGTCTGAGCAAGACCACATGAGAGAACAGACGGATGAAGATATATAG
- the LOC143167783 gene encoding meteorin-like protein isoform X1, whose amino-acid sequence MYPARALRVVLEPNLSSARHTTVCIKPASDFQGASIYVERAGQLHLVASPQRDISRRMASFQYELLSNQSAAGPDFKKMALVEAMCRPCDNVELLMAICSSDFVVKGSIRNVSHDSENHMSQVDVSVQKVYRQKNRIFQQDEASGEWRGPIRTLLQCKVKKGGGDFLFTGNEHFGEAWLGCAPRFKDFMFIYRAARERGANPCEFQLN is encoded by the exons ATGTACCCAGCACGAGCCCTGCGTGTCGTTCTGGAGCCCAACCTCTCCAGTGCCCGGCACACCACTGTCTGCATCAAGCCCGCCAGTGACTTCCAGGGTGCCAGCATCTATGTGGAACGTGCTGGGCAGCTGCATCTGGTG GCCAGTCCACAGAGGGACATCAGCCGCCGGATGGCCAGCTTCCAGTATGAGCTGCTGAGCAACCAGAGCGCTGCTGGCCCCGACTTCAAAAAGATGGCACTGGTCGAAG ctatgtGCCGTCCTTGTGACAACGTGGAACTTCTTATGGCCATTTGCAGCAGTGATTTTG TGGTGAAAGGATCCATCCGAAATGTTTCCCACGATTCAGAGAACCACATGTCACAGGTTGACGTCAGCGTCCAGAAAGTctacagacagaaaaacagaattttccaGCAGGATGAAGCAAGTGGTGAATGGCGAGGCCCTATACGAACCCTGCTGCAATGCAAGGTGAAGAAGGGAGGTGGAGATTTCCTTTTCACTGGAAATGAACATTTTGGCGAAGCTTGGTTGGGCTGTGCTCCTCGCTTTAAAGATTTCATGTTCATTTACCGGGCTGCCAGAGAAAGAGGAGCCAACCCGTGTGAGTTTCAGCTCAACTGA